The following is a genomic window from Lates calcarifer isolate ASB-BC8 unplaced genomic scaffold, TLL_Latcal_v3 scaffold_43_92, whole genome shotgun sequence.
tgtgtgtgtgtgtgtgtagctggcagaggaggagaacgaGCAGAGGAGGCGTCAGGAGCAGATGTTGTTGGAGAAACTGgaacaggaggagcagcaggaggaggaggagacaaaggTGAGACctcgacctctgacctcctgcaCAGGTGGAGCAGTTTCTGCTGATACACCTGAAGTTTAAATATTCAGAGGTGGGCTGTGATGTCATCATCCAGACAATAGTGATGGTAAAGTATATTAACCCCCCCCACAGTCTCCCTCCCACCGGGGGAagcggcagcagcaggagctcaTCACAGAGCTGAGACGACGACAGGGAAAAGACAGCCGCCATGTTTATGAAGGGAAGGATGGAGCTATAGAGGACATCATCACAGGTAAACACCTGcacacaagtacacaaacacatcagatcaggtgttctctgtctgtcctctgattggctggtgtGGTTTTGTCTTACCTGCAGCTCTGAAGACCGTCCCCTTCACAGCTCGATCGGCCAAACGCAGCTCTCGGTTTTTCTGTGACCCCACCCACACCGAGGATCactactgagagagagagagacctttcatcagagagagagagagagtatataTTATGTGATCAAGTCTGAGGACAATGGCCACGCCCACTTCTAATCGATGGGACCAATCAGCACTTTGAACATTTCTGATCGATCGATGTGACCTGATGACATCatgatttgtttgttattttattggtCAGTTTGTCACAGACCAGAAGCCCAGACACCACCTGACCTCACCTGACCTCACCTGACCTGCAGCTTCTCACCAAACTCTGTTCAAACATCTGATGACTGAGTCTCGACAAAACGACGATGACAAGCATATCTGGAGTCTGTCAGGTTTAACTCTCTGCTCCTGAGCATTTGACCACACGATCACatgatcttcctcagcagacTCCATCTCCATGGTAACGATGGAACTCGTTGCTGAGGAAGATCATGTGATCATGCGGTCAAAAAGGTCAGACTCACCCACTGAACCCAGGTCGAGGGTCAAACAGTTCCAGAAGATCTCGtctataaatgattaaaaactaaaaaccttCTTCCCTGAGCTGAGTGTGAAGATCCTGAGGTCGACGAGGAAACGCTCAGAGAAGCGACTTCAGGCCCAAACTGTGcctcatttttttaaaatcgcCACTGAGGGCTGCTGTAACATTCTCTGACGACAGGTGGCGCTGTAGAGCAGCGTCCTGACGAGCTGCTGTCAGAACATAGAGATAAACCAGGCTCTGAGTTCTGGTTCTGGATCAGCAGGTCTCTGGTTCTGTGGTTGTTCTGGGCTCCTTCAGTCTGTGTCTTTAACTGGTTCTTGTACAGGGTTCTACTCCTTTCACTACATTGTGTTCTACTGTGTTCTACTGTATTTACTCGCCTTACCGGAGCCGTGGATACACAGAGTCTGGCAGCTGGATTTAATCAGTGTTAAACATTAAATTCTTCTCCTTTGCCAACAAAGTGTCAAAGTTCAGAGTCCAAATCTTTGCCAAACTCTGTTTATCTGGGACTCTGACTTTCACCAGTCACTGTCCTGGTCAGGACACACCTGGACACACCTGTAAAAACATGGACATATGTTCAGAAACCTGTATGGACCTGGGCAGGTCTCAATAAGACTGGACAAACcacaagagacagaaaacaatgtgGACGCACCTGTAGAGATCAGGACTGACCCCGACCGTGTTGGTCGGGGTCAGTCCTGATCAAAGACctagacctggacctggaccatCAGGGATAAATCTGGACCCGAACCCTGATCTGTGGTTTCTTGTGGTGTCCCTGTGCAGAGTCTGGTCTCAAACTGAAGACAGAGGCTGACGTGTCCAGTCCCAGCAGCCCTGCTtcaacacccccaccccaccccatccccaACTTCATTTCAGACCTTCAACCTTCGTTTCAAgtcaaaatgagacaaaaaagtgaaacagcACAACGTTTTctacatgtacatacattttCTAGAGGCTGTGTAGCGATGCTTGtactgttcagtgtttgttggtGGTGATTCTGCACTTGGTGTGTAAATAAAACGCACCCTGTCCACACAATGCTGCGTCTCTCTCTTTAATACGTTCAGCCTGAAGGTCACATTACCTGATaaactacattacccacaatcctCTAGGGAGCCTGGGCTGCAGGTGTTCCACATCAACAGGTCTGAtgtttgttcaggttttattttcacGATATATTAAAGCCACAAAAGATctgtttctgattggctgttaaaTGTCTAAGTCACAGAGTCCttgtttctgattggctgtcagtCACTTATTTATCTAAAGATTTAAACTACAAATATCAATGAAAATCAAGTTAGAAATGAATGACACCTGAGCTACATGTTAATTTTAACAATGAATTCATGAAGTTATTGATCATGGATCACCACAAACAGTTGATCGATCAATCTGCTAATCACTTCCTGCCGGTGATCTGCGCTGTGATTGGCTTCAGGATCATCCTGAGAATGAGGTTGAAGGTCGACCTTTGACCCCAAGTCCTGTGACCTGtagatacacatacacacacatacacaggctgTCAGCATCACCAGGTGTGTGAGTCAGGTGAGTCAGAACACAGGTGAGCAGTTGATGGACTCTCACCCTGAAGGTGTGTCCAGCCAGTGGCTGCTGTCTGCCCTCTGACGGGTTGAGGCCCAGACTGGCTGAGGTCACGTAGAGGTCAGAGTAATCTGGACCTCCGAAACAACAGGAAGTGGTTTTCATCGCCGGGAGAGAGACCGTCTGCAGCCGCACACCTGAGAGGAAGTAACAGGTAAccttcattttcatcatcacttCATCCAGAGGTTCACACCTGGACAGTCCTTCAGGTCATGTAACCAGTCTAACTAACTAGTGTAACTAATATACCTAACCAGTATAACCAGTATAACTAACCAGTAGCAGGGTCGATGTTGATGACTCGTCCTCCGTTGTAACATGCAACCCAGAGACGACCTTCAGCATCAACCGTCATTCCGTCAGGaagcccctccccctcctccataTGGTACACCACACGACGGTTACCTagacaacaacataaacaacacacaaagaaacacactcAGTTATAATTTTAtctcttttgttttgacagcagcTCAACATGACGTGTCTGTGTACCAATACACAGAggtactgcagtaaaagtacacaGAGGTACTTCACAGTTACCGATGTGTCCAGTGTTTGAGTCGTAGTCGAAGGCGTCGACGGTCAGAGACAAACTGTCGATGTAGAAAAACGTCTTCTGATCCAAAGACCAGTCGAGTCCGTTAGAGATGtccacctgagagacagacaggtacagaaagacagacaggtcaaggaCCAGTCCAGCACATGAGGTATATCCACCTGATAAtgagacaggtaaacagacagatgaTGTCACCTGGCTCAGGTGTTTGGTCacagtgaggtcagaggtcacagagaaCAATGACCCCTGTTGTTTCTCAACCTCCGCAGGTCGCTGCTCCTTCCCCATCGTACCTGAGACACATTACACCGTTACCACGACAACACCCCACACAGGTAATCAGACAGGTGACCAGGAGAACACTCACCTGCTAGCAGCCTTCCAATCGGATCGACCTTCCCATCGTTTAGTCGGTTGTTTGGTTTGTCCTGATCAACCTCCACCAGCGATGTCATCATCTGAGTTGGCCAATCAACAGCCACAATGCTGCGACCCACACCTGCTACATAACCACCTGACCTACGTGGAACCGCAAAGCCTACCATGTCACCTgtgggcagacagacaggttagaCAGACTGGTGACAGGTGACAGACTGTTTCCTGCGTGCTGATTGGCTGACCTGTCTCCACAGACTGGATCTGATTGGTCGTTGGACTCCAGCGGTGGATCTTCTGCCCGGCGATGTCgacaaacagcagcatctgCTCTGACTCCTCCCACACCGGTCCTTCACCAATCAAAGCACTCGCTTTCACCACACTCTCCACCTTCACCGATGACATCATCACCTGTCTGTCTGGACCAATCACTGAGCAGGATTCACCTCTCTCACCTGTACCTGTTTTTGAACAGACGACATGTTATATTACTACACAGTACTGTACTACAATATACACTACAAAATACTACACATCTTATACTGGTAGTATAATATTCACTGTACTGCATGAGCCCTGTGTGACTACACAGTACTACAGAGTACTACATGCATACGCtattattacacattacagtAGTCCTCACACATATCaaacacaatatactgtacttATACTTTATGTAACTACACAGTACTACACTCTGTACTACATATTCCATAATAATTTACTGCATATTCAAGTTACTAAATATTGAACCACTACATATTATAGTACTGCATGCCACTatgcactgtaaaacacagtacTGTTACATGTAATACCACTGCATCGTAATACTACATGTAGAGAGCATGTGTTATACTGCTATACATAGTTTACATAGTACTACATTCTATAACATGCAGTACTGtagtacatgtacagtatgtagtCAAAGATAATGCAATACTAGAGGTAGTACTAAATGTTACCGTTTACTTATTGATCTGTTTATGAACCAGGTCAGTTAACGCTTAAACACTTC
Proteins encoded in this region:
- the rgn gene encoding regucalcin — its product is MMSSVKVESVVKASALIGEGPVWEESEQMLLFVDIAGQKIHRWSPTTNQIQSVETGDMVGFAVPRRSGGYVAGVGRSIVAVDWPTQMMTSLVEVDQDKPNNRLNDGKVDPIGRLLAGTMGKEQRPAEVEKQQGSLFSVTSDLTVTKHLSQVDISNGLDWSLDQKTFFYIDSLSLTVDAFDYDSNTGHIGNRRVVYHMEEGEGLPDGMTVDAEGRLWVACYNGGRVINIDPATGVRLQTVSLPAMKTTSCCFGGPDYSDLYVTSASLGLNPSEGRQQPLAGHTFRVTGLGVKGRPSTSFSG